In Ostrea edulis chromosome 6, xbOstEdul1.1, whole genome shotgun sequence, a single window of DNA contains:
- the LOC130047090 gene encoding uncharacterized protein LOC130047090, with the protein MGMIAYLGLLLAASFCDGFLFGHKTHPWDGLKVTWGLNPFNSFNNMPRTETEAKTAGFTLISGCGQSPFLGKRYMKDNDPAVILIYDVNGYIAGIQAGVQTGLSNGYPSSKLQNHPFVKDGDKHYITAYFVNPASICTHGRTAGQFGAQGTGTDLYLQNGTDPMASIRIPHQESDIGSTRWVKGHCFSAMGVHYWYDISLDMSCDRLYPVFLLYNGGVLNAFGWAFKAELSSSRYEHPSQATFSAFMNPVPNCLYHSGKLSTLHIYLNGSPQTNLLCD; encoded by the exons ATGGGTATGATTGCGTATCTCGGACTTCTGCTAGCAGCTTCGTTCTGCGATGGATTCTTGTTCGGAC ataaaaCACATCCCTGGGACGGCCTTAAAG TAACATGGGGGTTGAATCCATTCAACAGCTTTAACAACATGCCGAGGACAGAGACGGAAGCTAAAACCGCGGGCTTTACACTGATATCTGGATGTG GACAGTCCCCCTTCCTTGGAAAAAGATACATGAAAGACAATGACCCAGCAGTCATTCTTATCTATGACGTCAACGGTTACATCGCAGGAATCCAGGCCGGA GTACAAACAGGACTCAGCAATGGATACCCTTCTTCAAAATTGCAAAATCATCCATTTGTGAAAGATGGTGACAAGCATTACATAACAGCTTACTTTGTAAATCCAG CTTCAATATGTACACATGGACGCACTGCCGGTCAATTTGGCGCTCAGGGTACAGGGACAGATCTCTATCTACAGAATGGGACGGACCCAATGGCCTCTATCAGAATTCCCCACCAGGAGTCCGACATAGGATCGACGCGATGGGTGAAAGGTCATTGCTTTTCCGCCATGG GAGTTCACTATTGGTACGACATCTCCCTTGATATGTCATGTGATCGCCTGTACCCGGTATTCCTCCTGTACAATGGTGGGGTCTTAAATGCATTTGGATGGGCATTTAAAGCAGAACTTTCGTCATCGCGATATGAACATCCCAGCCAAGCAACATTCAGC GCTTTCATGAACCCAGTGCCAAACTGTCTTTACCATTCTGGGAAACTGTCGACACTACACATATACCTGAACGGAAGTCCACAGACCAATCTGCTTTGTGATTGA